The genome window AGTATCATTCCAGTTTTGTGGCATATCACCTCCCCGAAGAAAATTCTTAACTCCAAAAATTACtagctgagtgcccgtgcgttgcaacgggaatatataataccagtatactacgataacttatatacaaaatatgtgttatattattatgagaaaatgtttcataatcaatttgtgatcctagccatacacaaattttgttattttaatctagttgtttcaccactacattgcaaccatcagtattatgcagacttcgatatatgccacgatttgtatggtctcatcattggagagcacgttccatGCCGGAAGAAATtttctcgtacatcgttagtcatcagacacgcaccactatatgctcttgcttaaacaaaaaggtaagtgtgtgtgtttgcgaagagaattaaaggcaggccggcacaaaagctaccctgacggtggcgaggatgacggactggtcactgttgtcgatcctcctcagcgtcacctccggcgccaagatgacgccacaatcctcgatatagtagtcatcgaacgcgcgcgacatgacgagtaccgttgactcttggttgggctgctaaacgaagtgcaccccgggctcatcagcgaggtagtacccctagccgttgcaccaccggatgcgctactccactacatacatcttgttcgaggacactcacacaacgtcagcaacgtccatcgtcctagcgcacaagaattcatgtctggtcagtagtgacttacgtggcaggttaggcTTCAGGTAGATGATGAGCTGGAtgacgtgatggcgtcgtcatCGGATGTGGTGTCTAGAACAACTcgagagtcgtcgacgttggcgacaaccatgaggcctgctgcttaacgatggacaacGCGGTGCAGCTACTCTGGACCGTGTCCAAGCGacggcttcgcgggagcttgtcgtacacaacagcgcatgcgaccacgtaggacAGCTTCTAGAGGTCAAACTGACAGccaccaagcttcttctcgtcatcgatgagcgacgccaacgcgagtgcctcctactcatggtgtttgttcggggtttcaagtaagaaacatggattcatgcttggtgttggtttatgaaaatgactcacaagtctgatccatggaaaaaatattacgaagaaaaaatgtcacacatgcaaaaagggaatttaagtataatacattattcaaacaaaagaaattgcatgcaaaactcttctttaaataatattacctccatccaaaaatataattcaagaatctcggtgatacttatttactactacgcattgtgtaagggtagcaagtgagcttggtgagagatgtagtagatgtgtttcctgtcatagatgtagacataaacacacatgtggtgtagcggtaaCTACTCTTGGCTTTTACTTGAGAGGTCATGGGTTCAAATCCCCTTGAGAACATGcgtgtttttttaattttagctagacgtgggctGTACGGGAGAATGGaaatgggctttgcggggagggggaaaTGAGAAAGACAAACATGAGAATGGTGGCAGAACGAGAATGGCAGAACAAGAATGGTGGCTGAACACGGGAATGACAGACTACTCTCTCTTGCAGCCtttttagctagacgtgggctGTACGGGGGAATGGAAATGGaaatgggctttgcggggagggggaatgagaaagacaaacATGAGAATGAGAAACGCTGGGAATGGTGGCAGAACGAGAATGACAGAACAAGAATGGTGGCTGAACACGGGAATGACAGACTACTCTTgcagtcttaataagtagtagagattctaTCCCCCACAACTAACCAGTATTGCTTATAAAAAAGAGAAGGCATGCCATCAATACCTGGTGCTTTGAGGTCATCAATATTGTCCAAAGCTTTTTTGATCTCTTCATCAGTTACTTCACTTAAAAGATTTGCATTCTTTTGCGCAATGACCTTGACTGGAACACAGCCTACATGGATTTGATAGAGCAGATTCACAACTAGAGCTAGTGGAAGTAAGGGTGTTTGAATTAAAAAATTAGGCGTGGTCTAGTTTTTATAAATCTGAAACTGGTGCGCTTTTTTAAATAAATAGACAATGCGTCAACATGACGAGATATCGTTATTTCAATTGGTAGTCGCGAGTCGGTGGCCGCAAAGAAGCCAACGTAAGCTGGTGCACCAGCAAAGACATACATACTGTCTGCGCGCAAACCATTGGCGCAAATCTTAGCAGCTTTCGCCATTCTTCATAAGCATCAAATGCAAGCGTCTCCACTGCGCGCGTGACAAAACAACCACGGGACGGGAGTAGTGCCCAACGACACAGTTGACATCAGGGTCAAGGGGCTGCGAGTGAGGAGCCTGATGATAGCACTtggacctctctctctctctctctctctctctctgtttgTCTTCTCCAAACGGCATTAGTGCAAAACGAACGCCTGCACTGAGTCTCAGAAAACAAACCATGGAATGCCCACCGTCTGGTCAGCGAAGAATGAAACCACATAGGTCACTCTGTGTACAATTTATACTACATCATACAGCCAAGAATGTCTCTGTGCCCTCATTGGTTCCACCGATTAGTAAAAGGTACAAGTACAACACGTCATCTGAACCCATATTGGGTAGACTCGAAATACTACATGTAATGTGATGGTGTCGATTCTCCAAGAACTCTCCATCGCTGGTGTTGAAAGGTCACTAATGATACAGCAGTATGGAAATGCAGTCGACGACAAAACCAGTGCTCTAATTGGAGTATCACCGCCATAGCTTTTTCAAGGGCCAAAACTGTTTCGGTTTCTATTCTTCCTCCTCCACCTCAGGTGGCAACGTTGGGCTCTTTGAGCACACAGTGGTGTTATGGAGCTGCTTTATTTTGTCAGCGACGTTACAAGTACCTGGAATTAGATGAGAATTTGTCACAGCAAATTTCTGTGCTTATATTTGAGTCCAAATACTATGAACAATGTTAATTCTCCCGTATGAGTAGTACTGACACATCTAATATGCTCTTGGCAAGGTATAAAAGTATGGGCGTGCTAGCCATTTTGCAGCAATTAGAAGTATCAATATTTGATTGCAAAACTGATTCAGACTTACGTATTGCTATGATTATGAAAGAGAGTTTCTGAATACACACCTGAGCATTTCTTACTGTCCCATACAGCGATGGAGGTAGGGGTACATACTGAATCACACATTGCTCGGTTGTCTTCATGCTTTACATTCATAGCAAGCATCCATGCGCCGATTGTAACATCTTCATAATCAAACATCCTTAAGCTGGATAATGCAGGAATGTATAATGACTATTTCGAATACACAAGAAACAAAGAGCACAGTGAAGTCATAATAATATTATGTACACTCTATTACCATTAACCCTGTAGTTCATTTTGCTTTGATAAAAAAACAAACCCTACCGTTACACAAAAAAAAACTCTAGTATAATGCGAAATATTGATATCTGGGTGTGCCCTGCATATCTTTAACTTACATGCATACAGACCATCTAAATGGCATTCCTTAGAAACATGAAATCTTGGATTAACACACTCCCATATTAAGGTGAAAAGGAAGGTCAATCCAAAATATGAGAAGTCCGTAGCATGTTGCATGTCTAAGTACAAGCATACTAATGTTTGGGTGTAAGCCTGCTGGATGCACTTCAATTTTCCATGTTTTAGGTGAAAAGAGAAGTCACAAAATTATAAGTGACCAACCTATCACTCTTTGCAGTAGCTAGAGCTTCAACCACCTCAGAAGAAAGAGCATATAGTGAACCAGATGCATGCATGAAGTACTCGTTACCCAACAGTTCCCAAGAACTTTCGTACCTGAAATTGAAACaggaacacttcaaagaatagtaTTAATGTGAAGGCAAAGGGATCAAGAAGCTGACAACATCCAGTACATCTTGGTCTCCTGTGTATGCAGTTTATTGTGTTACAGAAGCTGGGTTTACAGGCTCTTGTTCCTGACTATAGTTCTTGTGCATGGTGCTGCCATGCATTCAAAAGGGTGGACAACCAGTGTAGAAAAGTTTGAAACATTTCTGCTCTTCTGCTGGTTTGGGAGCTATGGAAACATCACAACGGTTGTTTATTCAACAGGGCTTCATGAGTTCAAACTTGGTGGTAAGGGCAGTAGTGGAGTAGCGTCACTTATGGTGTGCAGCTGGGGCCAAAACTTCCATAACATTTTCTAAGGCCTGCTGTCTCAGTTGTTTGGTCACCTTTTATTTTACTCAGTTGCGTGCCTGTTCTTTGGTTATGGGGGTATGATTGTGTTTGTTGTGTCACTTTGTGTTCAGTAAGAAAATAACAACAATGCCATGGATGCAAAAGAGATGTATGTCAATCAGTTTATAAGGCACATATGTCCCAGATTTTTTTAACGTAAAGGAAGGAATTCTGTCTTTCAATTAAGATAGGGATAAAGCAGGTTTATATGTACAGGATGCAGCATATGCATAGCGAAAAGACAAGATACAGATCCCCCTTTGCTCTAGCCCCGCCACCCACCCACCCACCCCCACCAACCCACCCCCGACCCCACACAGCGCGTGATGGACCTCTTTTTTTGCCCTATGTCCCGGAAATTAAACTGACCATTTTATTTGTAGTACATAGTTCCCAGAATAGGGAATGAGTAACTGACCATTTCAAATTTGGATCATTGACAACTGGTCCTTTTTTCATGCAACCGATGTATGTCTTGTGCTGAGGTCTTTCTTTTGCAAGAAGAGCAGCAAGTCTATCTGCCCTAGAAATACGAGTCATATAACAGGTCTAAGAAACAGCAATTGTACAATATAGTCACTAACTTCACCTGGGCGCAGGTAGATATCATCACTAGCTTTGACATAGAATTCTGCATTGAACATGTGGTAAGCTGCTTTGAAAAATGCTAACCTATCAAACAGGTAACAGAAGTGGGGCTGATTAGATTAACCACATGTAAGTTCACAGGTACCATATAACGATAAAGAGTGTACAGAAGCTTACATCGTCTGTGGGGGCTTTGTGGCCTCATCAGCATCAATAAACAAAAAGTCATGATAAGTATCCGCCTCTTTCTGAAGATCTTCCATTTTATCTTTGTCCTTTGGCCGTCTAGCGACAAACCTAAATGATAATCCAGTTCCATGTTCTAAACTGCAACACCGAAGAAATGGCCACAGTAAGCCCCCAATAACTTCAACATGATACAACAGAATAGTTCTTGCACATGAGCACAGATGTCCGAGTCCAACATCAATTTAGgtatttgatttgtccaaaatacgaaGGGACATGAACACCGAGTCCAAGAACCCATTATGCTTGTGCATTCAAAAGTGTTACAGCTTCTTCATGCATTCTTTTGTTCAGGAACTATAAGATGCACAAAACGTAACATGGAAATAAGGTGATTAATTCTGTCCATACAAACTATAAGGCCAAGAAAAGGAAAACAGAGAACATTACTAGATTTGAAAGAGATTAATCAATTTTGCCTCATAATCACACATTCATGGCCCAGTCTAAAAAACAGTGAATTGTATCTCAGATCACTTTGGTCACACTATACCATAAATGTGACAAGCTGTCAGTAAACAATAAATGGTAAAACATTTTATCCTACTTTTCTCTAGGGCCAAGGAGTACAGTAACTGAATGCAGAGTCGTGTAATAGAACATTTCAAGAGACATTGCAACACTCAGAACTCCAAAAAAGATAaggaaaaaataaaaaggaaTGGAAAGAAAATAGCTAAACATACTTTCCATATAGCACACATACTTTTTCAATCAACTAATAACATAAATTTGTTTCAAATGAACTGTTTTGGATTTAAAATTATATCTACTCGGTGGATATCGAATCTCCTTTCTTCACCGAGTCTTCATATATACTTTCTACTATGCATTTCATGACACCTGATATACCAAGATTTGTACTGCACTTCGAACACGGGACTCCTGCTTTGAAATGATTAGAATTGCAATACAAATTAAATTTCAGTTCAAATGATATAACTTATTAATGCATTGTGACATGATGGAACCAAATTTGTATGGCTATTCGAAGTTTCCATCACTGCCTATATGCTTGTTACACCATAACCTCTTGTTCATGTTAACAATCATTCATGAGAATTCAAATTATAGTAAATGGCAACTAGTGGCAGAAACCAATGAATCAAATCGACCCAGCTAGTAAGACTCACACCACCCTGCCCAATTGGAGAAAAAAACTGCATTCTCAAATAGTGAGCATTTGCAATTGAAGCAGATGAGCCAGAGATCTAAGCTACAAACAACCTTATTAGCAGGAAATGCAAGTAACAGCAAGCGCACAAGCAACATCTTAACTGATCACACCATGGTAGCAGTTAGATACTAAAATAGCTAGAAGTTTTTAGTATATACGCGACACGAGTAGCAGCAATCTACATCATGAATCTACTCAGATCCAAAGCTTATGGAAGTGTGCGGAACCTTACGATGCCTTCGGGGTTGAGCGGGAACCAGGTAGCGCGGAGCGCAGCGCGTCGGGCAGCGGAGAAATTCCCATGCTCCGTGTGTACGCCAACGACAGCGAGCACCTTCTCCCTGTCGCCGGCAGAGAAGTTGCCGTGCGAGGAGGCCGCTAGGAAGGAACGGAGCGAATCCTCGGCGCGGCCACAGCGGAAGGCGACAGTAGGCGGAGGCTGCGGCAGGGACTGACGGTTGCGGCTGGTGGAAACGGCGAAGGCGAAGGAGGCAGCGGCGAGGACGAGGCAGGCGACGGCGAAGAAGAGGAGGAGGCGGTTGGTAGAGGCGGGGGAGGAGGGGAAGGTGGGGGTGTACGGCCGGCGCGGCTTGGCCTCGTCATCGGAGCGGCGGTAGGGGAGGAGATCTTCGTCATGGTGGCGGTGCTTAGGGTGATGGAGCGGCATTTTTGCGATTGCTTCTAGAGGGTTCTAGAAGGAGTGTGAAGGAAGTCAAGGAACAAGAAGCAGAGGAGGTTGAGAGTTGGTTTGATCTGATCTGACTGTTCGAGCAACGTTGCTTTGGGTTTAAGCTAGCTTTAATACGATAACCACGCTTTTACTTGGACAGTTGTATTGCTAATCCTTTTCACTGACTGTGCAAACAAAACACAATTACAAAAATAGAATAAAGTTTTTAAAAGCATTTAAAGAAGATGAAAAAGTTATTTTGAAACATAATACACATAAAAATGTTATTTTGAAAATTCACCATAACAAGGGTTTGAACTAACAAATTAATTTGTACATAATATATTTCCTTTAAATATGACAAATAGtcaattttattttatttaactattttgtatcaAGTTATAGTACTTTGCCAATTTGTATTTGAAATTGTCCTTCAAAATTGGTGGTTCTTAAAATAAGTCTTCACTACCTTCGTCAAACTATATTATTGTTGGTCACTTATTTTCAATTATTGTATACAATCAAAAAACAAAACAACACAATGTTAAAAAATAGAAGCCCTCATCCTTGAAGTGTTCTCCCTTTGGGACAACTGCTCAAGAACGAAGGTTTGATGTAATCAAATGGATTGCACACAAAAATATAACAACAAATTACACAATAATATGACGAAGTTAAGTATGATAACTCATCTCAAGTGTCTTTAGCGTTCCATTTCTTTTCACGCAAAACAAGTTTACAATCATACCTTCGGCTTATTAATGCAAGGTAGCGTGAAGGTGTTTCGGAGATTGAATTATGAGGAATTATAGCACCTGGCTAAATGTACTTTATGCAGGGtattattcatctatttatatggcAGAGGTACAACTTCATATGAAATTACAAGTATGTCCACAAAACTTGTACATACGATTTACAAATGATGCAAGGGTATGTCTTCTATCTTTATCATCTAGGCTACAGAATCTTGTGAATACCTTCTGTCGGCTTTGTTTGACTTCTGCCTTCGCCCCCTGTATAGCTATGACGAAGCTAATGCCTTCGTCCTTTTTCCTGGTCTGTTCCGAAGATGACTAGCACTGAAGCACCTGCAACACCTAGAGATGTATCGAGAAACAATGGTTATCTATGTTTTTAGGATCTTCGAAAGATGAAGGCCCCAAACAGTAGCCCTtcgcagtattagtttgtttccttgtaacGAGCTCAGACTGCGGAATGAATAGAGGCCTTatgccgaaggttcgaaaaaatACCTTCCCGTCGTCAAATAGCGAAATTTCTGAAATGCGGGGCCATTTTGCAGTGGTAGTTTGCTTATAAATAGAACGACCATCGCAAAATATTTATCGTGTTATTCAGTTGTTTTGTCGCTTTGAGCCATTGAGCGTTGCGCTTGTTTTTAGCTTCGGTTGCTTCTGGTTTGAGCTAAGATAGCTGAGGGCAAGAAGAGTGAAGATCTTGCTCTAGTTGGGTTTTATGAAGTTATGGAAAAGAGTAATGCTATGAAGATTGCAAGCGAGATACTAGCCGAATTGTCGGATGATTCCGAGGATAGTGAAGATTTTGACTTTGGAAGTGATGCTaatgatgccgaagatcggccatggagacCGAGCCATGTTAACTTCAGGAAGTCAACCGTGAAAAAGGGACATGTTGAGGCTATGAAAGGTAAATATTTTTCATGGTGTATCTATAGTGAGGCCtggtgtaacacctctggtgttacgagaactaaaacttttgcatgacatcatatgcattagaatttcattatgtatgatacacctagaatgcatccactaggctaaaatttcaaaacaaacatgTGATGTAATGCTTGCTTGGGTTTATGATCTAGAAAGGGGATTCTTAACCCTAGGTTGGAGTACATCTCTCAAAGGACTAGAAGTTTGTAACCTTATGTGGTGAACATTAAGGAGTGATCTTGCTAATTTGGTAAAAGTGTTCAAGAAATAATGGCATAGAGAGATTGAGTTCTTAATGGACCCTAGGACACCCACAACCCTAATTTGGAACACaaaaaccctaattagtgccctatagggtgatttcaaattctatgcacttttttccaaaagtgtatatatcaaagtggtagagtaaTAAAAACTAAGCAACATTTATATTTGGAGATTTCCATGTTTTGTGGTGGAACTTGGAGTAATTTGCAAAACTCCATAAGTACCCCTACCCTTGAGCTCTGAAAAAACAGTGTGGATGAGCTAACTTTGGACTCTTGTATCTCTTGATGCATAAGGAGTTTGCTACAAGTCAccataacaaagttgtagagctactatagtagTACAAATTTGATTAGTGACTTAGCCCAAGAATTGTATAGAAAATGGAGTAAAATTTCCTAGAAGTCGGGTTGTCAGTCAAGCAGTAACCTGAAAACAGACTATTAGTGGTATTTGATCAACTTTGGAGCCAAATTGTGCTTGATCTAGTGAGTAAATGACCAAGATCCTTATGACAAAGTTGAAGATGGTATATAGGAGAATaactttgatgcaatcgggttagtAGTTCACCCCATGGGAATTGAAGAAAAATGCCCCTCAAGTTGCTCTATCATGCATAGTGAATGGAGTTCTGCGTGAACAGTAACTAAAGAAGATCCTAGGTTCAGAGAACCTTGCCGATGGCGACCTCCGCGCGGTGATTCGAGCTGGTCGTCGAGATTCATGCTCAGTTCGAGTGGGATATTACTGCGGGGATGAAAAGATCAGAGGGGGGTAGGATTGAGCCAGCCCTGCCATATCCACTTGCC of Zea mays cultivar B73 chromosome 8, Zm-B73-REFERENCE-NAM-5.0, whole genome shotgun sequence contains these proteins:
- the LOC100192460 gene encoding transferase — encoded protein: MPLHHPKHRHHDEDLLPYRRSDDEAKPRRPYTPTFPSSPASTNRLLLFFAVACLVLAAASFAFAVSTSRNRQSLPQPPPTVAFRCGRAEDSLRSFLAASSHGNFSAGDREKVLAVVGVHTEHGNFSAARRAALRATWFPLNPEGIVSLEHGTGLSFRFVARRPKDKDKMEDLQKEADTYHDFLFIDADEATKPPQTMLAFFKAAYHMFNAEFYVKASDDIYLRPDRLAALLAKERPQHKTYIGCMKKGPVVNDPNLKWYESSWELLGNEYFMHASGSLYALSSEVVEALATAKSDSLRMFDYEDVTIGAWMLAMNVKHEDNRAMCDSVCTPTSIAVWDSKKCSGTCNVADKIKQLHNTTVCSKSPTLPPEVEEEE